One window from the genome of Glycine soja cultivar W05 chromosome 12, ASM419377v2, whole genome shotgun sequence encodes:
- the LOC114379811 gene encoding TBC1 domain family member 22B-like isoform X2, which yields MQEEFQSTSKPISIANASKLKVSTSLGGSPPEEFRKSTMGARATDSARVMKFTKVLSGTVVILDKLRELAWSGVPDNMRPKVWRLLLGYAPPNSDRREGVLRRKRLEYLDCISQYYDIPDTERSDDEVNMLRQIGVDCPRTVPDVPFFQQQQVQKSLERILYAWAIRHPASGYVQGINDLVTPFLVVFLSEYFEGDINNWSMSDLSSDIISNIEADCYWCLSKLLDGMQDHYTFAQPGIQRLVFKLKELVRRIDEPVSRHIEDQGLEFLQFAFRWFNCLLIREIPFHLITRLWDTYLAEGDALPDFLVYIFASFLLTWSDKLQKLDFQELVMFLQHLPTENWTHQELEMVLSRAFMWHTMFNNSPSHLAS from the exons ATGCAGGAGGAATTTCAGAGTACAAGCAAACCAATTAGTATTGCCAATGCCAGTAAGCTAAAAGTGTCGACCTCCCTTGGAGGGAGCCCGCCTGAAGAATTCCGTAAGTCTACGATGGGTGCTAGAGCTACAGATTCTGCAAGAGTTATGAAGTTCACTAAGGTGCTTTCAGGGACTGTGGTTATATTAG ACAAGTTGCGGGAATTAGCTTGGAGTGGTGTTCCAGACAATATGCGTCCTAAAGTGTGGAGACTTCTGTTG GGATATGCACCACCTAATTCAGATAGAAGGGAGGGAGTTCTAAGAAGGAAACGCCTTGAGTATCTTGACTGTATTTCTCAGTATTATGATATTCCTGATACAGAACGTTCAGATGACGAGGTCAACATGCTTCGTCAG ATTGGTGTTGATTGTCCAAGAACTGTTCCCGATGTTCCATTCTTCCAGCAGCAGCAAGTTCAGAAATCATTGGAACGTATTCTTTATGCATG GGCCATTCGACATCCTGCAAGTGGATATGTTCAGGGGATAAATGATCTTGTTACACcatttttggttgttttcttaTCAGAATATTTTGAAGGGGATATCAATAATTGGTCAATGTCTGATTTATCTTCAGATATAATCTCTAATATAGAGGCTGACTGCTACTGGTGCTTGTCAAAGTTGCTTGATGGTATGCAAGACCATTACACATTCGCTCAACCTGGAATTCAGAGGCTTGTTTTTAAGTTGAAGGAATTGGTCAGGAGGATTGATG AGCCTGTTTCGCGGCACATCGAGGATCAGGGACTTGAATTTCTTCAGTTTGCTTTCCGCTGGTTCAACTGTCTTCTCATCCGTGAG ATACCATTCCATCTCATCACACGCCTTTGGGACACATATTTAGCTGAAGGAGATGCCTTACCAGACTTCCTAGTATATATATTTGCCAGCTTCCTTCTAACG TGGTCAGACAAACTCCAGAAACTTGATTTCCAAGAATTGGTAATGTTTCTTCAACACCTTCCAACAGAGAACTGGACTCACCAGGAGCTTGAGATGGTGCTTTCCCGGGCATTTATGTGGCACACCATGTTCAACAACTCTCCTAGCCATTTAGCTAGCTGA
- the LOC114379811 gene encoding TBC1 domain family member 22B-like isoform X1: MNKRQEDVRNIATTLDSRFNQTLRNVQGLLKGRSIPGKILLSRRVDPPDNSNSKVSSPNYKRSFSHNDAGTSDHTSGAVEEEFQSTSKPISIANASKLKVSTSLGGSPPEEFRKSTMGARATDSARVMKFTKVLSGTVVILDKLRELAWSGVPDNMRPKVWRLLLGYAPPNSDRREGVLRRKRLEYLDCISQYYDIPDTERSDDEVNMLRQIGVDCPRTVPDVPFFQQQQVQKSLERILYAWAIRHPASGYVQGINDLVTPFLVVFLSEYFEGDINNWSMSDLSSDIISNIEADCYWCLSKLLDGMQDHYTFAQPGIQRLVFKLKELVRRIDEPVSRHIEDQGLEFLQFAFRWFNCLLIREIPFHLITRLWDTYLAEGDALPDFLVYIFASFLLTWSDKLQKLDFQELVMFLQHLPTENWTHQELEMVLSRAFMWHTMFNNSPSHLAS, translated from the exons ATGAACAAGCGCCAAGAAGATGTGCGCAACATAGCTACTACCCTCGACTCCAGATTCAATCAGACCCTCAGAAATGTTCAAGG GTTACTCAAAGGTCGTAGTATACCCGGTAAAATATTATTGAGCCGTAGGGTAGACCCTCCGGATAACTCAAACTCGAAGGTATCCTCACCAAATTACAAAAGGAGCTTTTCTCACAATGATGCTGGCACAAGTGATCACACATCTGGGGCAGTAGAG GAGGAATTTCAGAGTACAAGCAAACCAATTAGTATTGCCAATGCCAGTAAGCTAAAAGTGTCGACCTCCCTTGGAGGGAGCCCGCCTGAAGAATTCCGTAAGTCTACGATGGGTGCTAGAGCTACAGATTCTGCAAGAGTTATGAAGTTCACTAAGGTGCTTTCAGGGACTGTGGTTATATTAG ACAAGTTGCGGGAATTAGCTTGGAGTGGTGTTCCAGACAATATGCGTCCTAAAGTGTGGAGACTTCTGTTG GGATATGCACCACCTAATTCAGATAGAAGGGAGGGAGTTCTAAGAAGGAAACGCCTTGAGTATCTTGACTGTATTTCTCAGTATTATGATATTCCTGATACAGAACGTTCAGATGACGAGGTCAACATGCTTCGTCAG ATTGGTGTTGATTGTCCAAGAACTGTTCCCGATGTTCCATTCTTCCAGCAGCAGCAAGTTCAGAAATCATTGGAACGTATTCTTTATGCATG GGCCATTCGACATCCTGCAAGTGGATATGTTCAGGGGATAAATGATCTTGTTACACcatttttggttgttttcttaTCAGAATATTTTGAAGGGGATATCAATAATTGGTCAATGTCTGATTTATCTTCAGATATAATCTCTAATATAGAGGCTGACTGCTACTGGTGCTTGTCAAAGTTGCTTGATGGTATGCAAGACCATTACACATTCGCTCAACCTGGAATTCAGAGGCTTGTTTTTAAGTTGAAGGAATTGGTCAGGAGGATTGATG AGCCTGTTTCGCGGCACATCGAGGATCAGGGACTTGAATTTCTTCAGTTTGCTTTCCGCTGGTTCAACTGTCTTCTCATCCGTGAG ATACCATTCCATCTCATCACACGCCTTTGGGACACATATTTAGCTGAAGGAGATGCCTTACCAGACTTCCTAGTATATATATTTGCCAGCTTCCTTCTAACG TGGTCAGACAAACTCCAGAAACTTGATTTCCAAGAATTGGTAATGTTTCTTCAACACCTTCCAACAGAGAACTGGACTCACCAGGAGCTTGAGATGGTGCTTTCCCGGGCATTTATGTGGCACACCATGTTCAACAACTCTCCTAGCCATTTAGCTAGCTGA